CGCAGGGCTCGGTTGATCATAAGGTGGTTGACCTCATTCTAGCTTCGTTTGACGACCCGGAGGAAGCAAATGATGCAATTGTTGCGGGTTAGCAGGATGTGTGGCCTGCGAACCGGGTATTCCCTGCCCCGGAGGAAAGGCTGCAAAACGCTGGAGGTAGCCGTCAACTGTCGCAAAAGTGGGATCCTTCGGCGGCTGCGGATGCGGGCACGCGGGCCGAGTTCTCCTCTGTTTCTAGGATACAGGGTTTGGCGGGGAAACGACGCCGGGAGGGGCGAAGTTAGTAAATACACGCGAAGCGTCGAGAACGGTACGAAGTACCGCCCGCCCGGCGCTAGGGCGCTTTTGCCGTTGCTTTTCTTACAGTTGAACCGACTCGAGCGGCTCGGACTGGCGGGCGATGAGAATACGGTTGCCAAGCAGCCGCATCCGGTTGCCGAGGGCCTGCTCAGCGGCTAACAGTGCCAGTTCGGGCACGTTATTGGACTCGGAGAGGTGGCCGAGGATGATGGTGTGAGCGCCGCCGTCGTAGTCCTTCTGGAGGAACTCGGCCGTAGCCTCGTTCGAGAGGTGGCCGACTCGCGAGAGGACGCGCTGCTTGACCGACCACGGGTACGGGCCGTCGCGCAGCATCTCGAGGTCGTGGTTGGATTCGAGCAGCAGCAGGTCGATGCGCTTGAGCGCGGCCTTGACGTTAGGCGGCATGTAGCCGAGGTCGGTGGCCAGTGCCGTGCGGACGCCCGCCGACTCGAAGACGAAGCCGCAGGGATCGGCGGCGTCATGTGGGATGGTGAAGGGCGAGACGGCGATATCGCCGATGGAAAAGTCGGTCCCGGCGCGGAAGTACTCGACGGCGGGCAGGTAGGCCGGGTCTTGCTTGCGTGAGGGCGGGGTGGATTCGGCCGCGTCTTCCACAGCTTCTTCCACAGGCAGCTCGAGCGTCGCAGCGGGGTCGTCGGAGCGGTTGGGCAGGGTTTCCAACTCTTCGGCAGCGGCGGCCTTGGCGGCTTTTTCCTGCTGGATATGATCGAGCCACTTGGCGTAGGTCATGGTAGTGCGCGGCGTCAGCATCCGGACCCAGGCGCGGTGGGTCGGCTCGGTGAAGAAGACCGGGATGCGCAGGCGGCGCGCCAGCACGGCGAGTCCGGCTACGTGATCGATGTGCTCGTGCGTGATGAGGATGGCGTCGAGGGTTTCGGGGTTCTCGCCGGAGATGGCCATGCGGCGGAGCAGCTCGCGGCAGGAGAGCCCGGCGTCGACCAGGAGGCGGGTGCGGCTGCTCGAAACGACAGTCGCATTGCCCTTGGAACCCGAGGCCAGGACAGTGATGCGCATTTGGTTAACATACGCGGTTTACATGTGGGTTACGAGACTCTTTCTAGATTCCAAAACAAAAGCGCCCTCGCGCCGGGCGGGCAGCACTTCGTGCGGTTCTCGACGCTTCGCGTGCTCTTGCCTCGGCTACAACACGCAGCCCATCACAATCGGCTCACCGGCACGGGGATTTCCGGCTGCAAGAGGCTCACCCTGGGTCATCGTCCGCACCTTCCGGACCAGTTGTGCAGGCCCCTCCATCGCGTCCAGCACCTCGCCCAGCGGCTCATCGTAGCCGGAGATCCCGGCTGTCAGGATCAGGTGTTTGGGTGCGTACTCGCGCCGCTGCATGGCCCGTGATTTGAGGAACGCCAGCGCCCGGTCGCGGTCGTCGGATTGGAGGGTGTGGCAGAGGATCAGCAGGTCGATCTGCTCGGCGAGAAGGATCTGCCGGACGTCCGGCAGATGGGCCGTAGTGCGTACGGAGTGGCCGCTGGTGGCTAGAATCCACTGCCGCGTGGAGAGCAGGAGCGAGTCCTGCCCGAAGATGAGGATAGAGATCGGTGTTGCCATAAAAGCTCCCTCGCAAAAGCGTTCTGAGTAAATTGCGGAGGCAGGGAGAAGTGGTGCAAAGAGGCAAAAGTGACTGCAGACGATTGTAGTCATTGCCGATGAATGAAGCCTAGTCAGCTTTGCACAGGTGGTCGGCACCTATCATTACGATAGCGTGCCCACAGCAGTGGATTTCCTGTGGATTACGATCCTAAGTGTTTGATTGTAAATAGAATATAACGCTACGAGGAAATGCGGACAGAGGCTATATCCGAGAGCAGGATCGACCGGCCGGAGGTGCCGAGAGGCTTGCCCTCGGGGTCGAGATCGACGCAGAAGAGGTCGGGCGTGGGCGGCTCGTCGACCAGAATGATAGGCCGGACGCGCGCCAGCTCACCCGTGATGAGGGTAAGCTCGACGACCGCGTCCGGGGTCGTGTCCAGCAGGGATTCGAGGAGAGCCTGGTCTTCAGCGGTCATGTTTTACTTGGCAGCCTTGAGCGGCGCGAGGAAGTTGACCGTGCCGCGCATGACGATCTCGTCGCGCTGGTTGAAGGTGAGAGTGCGGGTGCGGATGATGCCGAACTCGGGGCGGCTGGCCGAGTGGCGGACGCCGAGGACCTCGGACTCGATGCGCAGCGTATCGCCCGGACGGACGGCCTGGCTCCAGCGCAGCTCTTCGACGCCCGCGCCGATCATGCCGCCCGAGACCTTGATGGTCTGGACCCGGAGGCGCATGACGATGGCGGCCGTGAGCCAGCCTGAGGCGGCCAGCCCCTTGAAGAAGGAGCCCTCACCGGCGGCTTCGTCCAGGTGGAAGGGCTGGGGGTCGTACTTTTGGCCGAACTCTTTGATCTCTTCGGCGGTAACCTTGGCTCCGCCGACGGAGATGAACTTCTGGCCGATGTAAAAATCTTCGAAGTAAAGCTCGTTCGCCATGTACTTTGAAATTCCTTCCTGAATCCCTGCACTGAAGTTTTTCAGTGCAATGAGGATAGCTTACGTTGGATGCGATAGGACAGGGCCAGGGTGCTAAGGCGGTCAGTACTGGTAGAAACCCCGGCCGGATTTGCGGCCCAGCCAGCCCGCATCGACCATGCGGATGAGCAGCGGGCAGGGGCGGTACTTGGGGTCGCCGAGGCCGTCGTGCAGCACGCGCATGATGTCGAGGCAGACGTCTAATCCAATGAAATCGGCCAGGGTGAGCGGCCCCATGGGGTGGGCCATGCCCTCGCGGAAGATGGTGTCGACGGCGTCGGCGGTGGCGACGCCCTCCATGACCGCGAAGATGGCCTCGTTGATGAGCGGCATCAGGACGCGGTTGGAGATGAAGCCCGCCGCGTCGTTCACCTCGACCGGCAGCTTGCCGATGGCGGTCGCGAGCGCGGAGACGGTGTCGAAGGTGGCCTGCGTGGTCTGAAGGCCGCGGATGATCTCGACCAGTCGCATGACCGGAACGGGGTTGAAGAAGTGCATCCCGATCACCTGTCCGGGGCGCTTCGTCTGCGCCGCCAGCTTCGTGATGGAGATGCTGCTGGTGTTGCTGGCGAGGATGGCCTCGGGTGGCAGAATCTCGTCGAGCGAGCGGAAGAGCTTTGACTTGACCTCGAAGCGCTCGGTGGCGGCCTCGACGGCGAGAGAAGCGGCGACGAGGTCCGGCAGCCGGGTGGTCAGGGTGATGCGGGTGGCGGCGGCCTCTGCCTGCTCGGCTGTGAGCTTCTCCTTCGCGACCTCGCGGGCCAGATTCTTCCGAATAGTGGCGAAGCCGCGGTCGAGCGCGGGCTGGTCGATATCGGCCAGCAGCACTGTGTGCCCGGCGCGGGCGAAGACGTGCGCGATGCCGTTGCCCATAGTGCCTGCGCCGACGACGCCAATCACTGGAGTCTGCATGGCGGGGAGTTTAGAGGATGCAAGCCACGGTTGTACATTTGTGGGGACGTGCGCAAGGGGGAAATGGCGATGGCGGAGTCTTCAACGAATCCAAACCAGTTTGCAACGTATCCGAGCCTGAGGGACCGCGTGGTGCTCATCAGCGGCGGGGCCACCGGGATCGGCGAGAAGCTGGTGGAGGCCTTTGCCGAGCAGCACGCTCGCGTGGTCTTTCTGGATATTCAGGACGAGGCCGCCGAGACGTTGGCCGCTCGGGTGGGCGGCGTCTACTACCACTGCGACCTGACCGACATGGCCGCGCTCGACGCCTGCATGAAGGCGGTGCTGGAGCGGTTTGAGAGTGTCAATGTGCTCATCAACAACGCGGGCAACGACACGCGGCACGCGGTCGAAGACGTGACGCCGGAGCTGTGGGATCGGGTGATGGCGGTCAATCTGAAGCACCAGTTCTTTCTGACGCAGGCCGTCCTGCCCGGCATGAGGCAGAGGCAGCGCGGCTCGATCATCAACATGAGTTCCATCTCGTGGCTGATCCCCATTACGGGCGTGCCCGTCTACGCCGCGGCCAAGGCGGCCATCGTAGGGCTGACGCGCACGCTGGCGCATGAGGTCGGGCCAGACAACATCCGCGTGAACGCGATTTTGCCCGGAACAATTGCGACGGAGCGGCAGAAGAAGCTCTGGTACACGGAGGAGTTTCTGCGGCAGATCTTTGAGGCCCAGGCGCTGAAGCGCACGTTGCTGCCCGAGGAGGTGGCGCGGCTGGCGCTGTTTCTAGCTGCCGACGACTCGAGCGCCATCACCAACCAAACCCACATCATAGACGGCGGCTGGATCTAGGGCACTTCGTGCGGTTCTCGGGGCGGTATGGGAGGGATGATCTTCTTGGGGCCTTCCGTTGGTCGGCAGTCATCGCCTACGAGAGATACAGCAGCAGAACCGTAACGTTATCGCTGCCGCCGTGGTCGTTGGCCTCTTCGATCAGGAGGCCGCAGAGGTGGTCGAGGTCGGGCATGGCATTGCCCGCCGCCTCTGCTGCGCGACGCAGGCTGGCTTCGATGGCGGCCTCGGGTAGCTCGTGCGTCAGGCCGTCGGAGGCCAGCAGGTAGAGGTCGCCCCGGCGCGGGTCGAGGCTGCGGATCGTCGGCTCGACGGTGGGGTGCGAGCCGATGGCGCGGGTGATGATATTGCGCAGAGGAGAGACTGCGGCCTGTGCGAGCGTAATCTCGCCACAGCGCAACTGCTCCTCGACAAGGGAGTGGTCCTCGGTGAGTCGGGTAAGCGTGGAGTCGCGGAAGAGGTAGCAGCGGCTATCGCCGACGTGGGCAACGGTGAGGGCGAGCGGGTCTTCCGGCTGGCTTGCGAGCAGGAGGGCGACCAGCGTGGTGCCCATGCCGCGCAGCTCCGAGGAGTCGCAGCCATGACAGTAGACAGCCTCGTTGGCGGCGGCGATGGCGTTGAAGAGCCGGATGTCGGCGGGCTGCGGGTCTGCTTTCGAGTCGTTTAGCCGAGCTAGAAAGGTATCGGCGGCCAGACGGCTGGCGACCTCTCCGGCGGCGGCTCCGCCCATGCCGTCGCAGACGACGAAGGCCCCGGCAGCGGAGTTGGCGGCGCAGATATCCTCATTGGACTTGCGGACGCAGCCGCGGTGCGAGAGCATGGCGAAGGCATAAGGGGCGGGGGCGGCAGCGTCGGGAAGATGCTCATCCCGTATCCGGCCTGTGGAAGATCGTGCGCGCCCAAGTGCTGCCATGACTCTAGAGTGTACAAGGGTAGACATGGAACGGATGAACCGGATTGTGCACGGAGAGAACCTCGCCGTGCTCCAGACGCTGGCAGAGAACTCGGTGGAGCTGATCTACGTGGACCCCCCGTTCAACACCGGGAGGCGGCAGACGCGGCGGCAGGTGAAGACCGTGCGCGATGAGGCCGGGGATCGGGTTGGGTTCGGGGGCAAACGCTACAGGACCGAGCCGGTGGCCGGGATCGCGGCGGGGTATGGGGATGCGTTCCCCGACTACCTTGGTTTTTTGCGGCCCAGAATAATCGAGGCCCGGCGCGTGCTGACCGAGACCGGCTCGCTCTTCTTCCACGTGGACCCGCGCGAGGTCCACTACTGCAAGGTGATGCTCGATGAGATCTTCGGGAGGGCGTGTTTTCAGAACGAGATCATCTGGGCTTATGACTATGGAGCACGCCCGAGCAAACGATGGCCCGCCAAGCACGACAACATCCTTTGGTACACGCGCCATCCTGAGCGCTATACCTTCGACCTGAACCAGACCGACCGGATTCCGTACATGGCTCCGGGGCTGGTGGGGGCTAAGAAGGCGGCGCGGGGAAAGACGCCGACCGATGTGTGGTGGCATACGATCGTCTCGCCCACGGGCAAGGAGAAGACCGGCTACGCGACGCAGAAGCCGCTGGGAATGCTGGAGCGGATTGTGCGAGTCCACTCGAAGCCGGGGGATATGGTGCTGGACTTCTTTGCGGGCAGCGGCACGGCGGGAGCGGCGGCGGCGCGGAATGGCCGCAGCTTTTTAATGGTGGATGAGAATGTCGAGGCGATCAAGGTGATGGAAAAGCGGCTCGGGGTAAAGGCGCAGAAGCATCGCAAGCCAAGAACCAAAGCTGCCGCAAAAAAGAAAACGCCCGCTGCCGACCAGCGGGAGGCCCTCAGAAAATAACTCACCCAAGCCGCCCCGAGAACCGTACGAAGTACCGCCCGCCCGGCGTGAGGGCGCTTTTAATCTTTTAAGAGATTCTTGAAGGATGTTCTGCCGCTGGCTTGGCGGCCTTGCGGCTCAGGACGCTGGTGCGGCGGGTGCGGGCGCGCTCGCTGGCGTGGTCGATCTTCTTCCAGAAGGCGACGAAGTAGTCCGTTGCCGAGATGATCGAGACGATGGTCATCCAGTAGATCGCGCAGACCGCGATCAGATGCACCGCGACGACGAAGCCGCCGTGGAAGTTTGGGAACCAGATCCAGTAGTCCCAGCGATGGGCCAGGATGGCGGCCACGACCGAGACGATCTGGATGACGGTCTTGAGCTTGCCGATCTCGCTGGCGTCGATGGTGAAGCCCTCGGACGCGGCGATGGAGCGCAGGCCGGAGACCAGGAACTCACGCCCGATGATGAGCACGGCGATCCACGGCGGCACGATGCGTGGGTTGTACGCGACCAGGATGATGTAGGCCGCAGTGACCATGAGCTTGTCGGCCAGTGGGTCGAGCAACATGCCGATGGTGGTGATCTGGTGGCGTTTGCGCGCGAGATAGCCGTCGAGGCCGTCGGTGATGGAGGCCAGAATGAAGAGGCCGGAGGCGGCCAGTTCCTGATCGCCGGGGTTGTGAATGGGCGAGTGGGGGCTGAGGAACCAGATGAGGAGCGGCACGCTGGCGATGCGGCTCATCGTGATGGAGTTGGGCAGGTTCATGCAGCTGCGCGGCACCGACACTGTCATTCTGTCATACCGTACGCACTTCGTGCCGTTCTCGGGGCGGTATGGGAGGGATCATCTTCTGAGGTCCTCCCGTTGGTCGGAAGCGAAAATCTTTCTCCCGGCCAACGGGAGGACCACACGAAGCAGTAAAAAGGCGTGTGAACGCCCGCCCCGCGCGTAGCAGGCCCGTCCGGCAGGACGTCTTTAGAAGCAACAACAAAGACGCCCTAACGCCGGGCGGGCGGCACTTCGTGCGGTTCTCGAGGCTTCGCGTGAAAGGCTCCTTTTTACGCGTAGACTCCGCGCTGCTTGGTGGTGAAGGCCACACGGTCGATCGCCAGCATGTAGGCCGCGATACGGTTGTTGACCTGATGCGCCGTGCCGTAGGAGACCACGTCCTTGAAGGACTCCGACATGATGGTGTCGAGCCGCTGGTTGACCTCGCTCTCGGTCCAGAAGTAGCCCATGCGGTCCTGCACCCACTCGAAGTAGCTGGTGGTGACGCCGCCCGCGTTGGCCAGGATATCGGGGATGACGAAGACGCCCTTCTCGGCCAGTATCTCGTCAGCGAGGACGGTAGTGGGGCCGTTGGCACCCTCGCAGAGGATGCGGCAGCGCAGGTCGGCGGCGTTGCGGCTGGTGATGACGTTCTCAGTCGCGGCCGGGATCAGGATCTCGCACTCGCGGGTGAGGATCTCGTCCTTGTCCGCGGGCACGGCCTTGGCGAAGCCGTTGATGGTGCCCGCCCTGGCACGGTGCTCGATGAGCGCGGGGATGTCGATGCCGTCGGCGTTATAGACCGCGCCATCGTACTCGGTAATGCCGATGATGGTGTAACCCTTGCGGTAGAGGATGTTAGCGGCGTTCGAGCCGACGTTGCCGAAGCCCTGCAGGATGACGCGGCAGCCTTCAATCGACATGCCGAGGTGCTTCAGGGCCTCGTCGCAGACGACCGAGATACCACGTCCCGTCGCCTCGCGACGCCCTCTGGACCCGCCCATGTTGACCGGCTTGCCGGTGACGACGGCGGTGCTGGTCTGGCCCATGTGCATGGAGTAGGTGTCCATGATCCAGGCCATCGTCTGCTCGTTGGTGTTCATGTCGGGCGCGGGGACGTCCTTCTCCGGGCCGATGAAGTCGATGATCGAGGCGGTGTAGCGACGGGTCATGCGCTCCAGCTCGCCCTGCGACATCTTCTTCGGGTCGCAGATGACGCCCCCCTTGGCTCCGCCGAAGGGGATGTTGACCACAGCGCACTTCCAGGTCATCCACGAGGCCAGAGCGCGGACTTCATCCAGAGATACGTCGGGCGCGTAGCGTATACCTCCCTTGGCCGGGCCGCGGGCGATGGAGTGCTGCACCCGGTAGCCGGTGAAGACCTCGATAGAACCGTCGTCCATCTGGACCGGGATGTGGACGATGATCTCACGGGTGGGGTAGCGGAGCAGCTTCCAGATGCCCTGGTCGAGATTGAGTTTCTTTGCAGCGAAGTCGAAGCGAGAGGCCTGAGCCTCCCACGGGTTCGTCTCCTGCTCCAGCGTGAGAGCAGGTGTAGTCAGTGTTGCCATAGCGGTATCTTCTTTCTTGGCTTGGTGCTTGGTTGCGAATTGGGGGACCAGTGATTCTTCGGCCATGATGGTGTCCCTCGGTGTGAGAAGCCTGCGCCTCAATCAACAACAATTAGACGCCGGGAAGAACGATATCGCCGTATGGAGCCATGTGTCCATCATCGGCAGCTTGGCGTGACGGGATGATGATAAGAACAACAACAAAAGCGTCCTCACGCCGGACGGGCGGCACTTCGTGCGGTTCTCGACGCTTCGCGTGAAACGGCAAAAATAAAGTGCCGGGTAAAATTGGGACACACACCGCTCGAAGGATGGGAAACCCGACACGATGGCCGCCAGACGCACCAGTACCCCGGATTTGACCGCATTTCGCAAGCTGGCGAAGAGCCACACCCTCGTCCCCGTCTTCCGCACCATCACCGCCGACCTCGAGACACCGGTATCGGCCTTCCTGCGCATCGCCAACGAGGCCCCCGAAGCCTTCCTGCTCGAGAGCGTCGAGGGCGGAGAGCACGTGGGGCGGTACACCTTCATCGGCATCGAGCCGTACAAGCGCATGGAGGCGCGGGGGCACACCATCACCGTCGAAGAGGGCCGCAAGCGCAAGACCTTCGAGGGAGATATCTTCGAGGAACTGAAGCTGGCCCTGGCCGGGCACACGCCCGCTCGCCTGAGCGGCCTGCCGCCGTTTACCGCCGGTGCGGTCGGGTTCTTCTCCTACGATGTAGTCCGGCTGATCGAGCGCCTGCCCGTGCTGGCCGCCGATGAGTTGGGAGTTCCCGACGCCTGCCTGATGTTCTTCGACCAGGTGCTCGCCTTCGACCATGTGAAGAAGGAGATTCTGCTGATCGCCACCGCCGATATGACTCGCGGAGGGAGCTACGAGCAGGCGCTGAAGCGGCTGAATAAGATGGAGCGGAGGCTGGCTTCGGCGCTGCCGCCTCAACGGCGCAGGGCCGTGCAGGGCAAGCTGAAGCTGGTCTCGCGGACCCCGAAGATGCGGTATCTGAAGTCGGTGGCCAAGGCCAAGGAGTACATTGCCAGCGGCGACGTCTTCCAGTGCGTCATCTCGCAACGCTTCGACTGCGAGCCGGGGGTAGAGGCGTTCGATATCTACCGGGCGCTGCGGATCGTGAACCCCTCGCCGTATATGTTCTTCCTGCGATTTGGGATGGAGAAGGCCGGGCCCAAGGGCAAGAAGGTCAGCCAGCCCGCGCACATCGTGGGCTCGTCGCCGGAGCTGCTGGTGCGGGTGCATGGGCGCACGGTGGAGTATCGGCCCATCGCCGGGACGCGGCCCCGCAGCGCCGATGAGGTGGAGGATCGGGCGCTCGAGGCCAATCTGCGGGCCGATGAAAAAGAAGTCGCCGAGCATGTGATGCTGGTGGACCTGGGGCGCAATGACGTGGGCCGCGTGAGCGAGTTCGGGTCGGTGAAGGTGAAGGATCTGATGTTTGTGGAGCGGTACAGCCACGTGATGCACATGGTGAGTGCGGTCGAGGGCGAGCTGCGTAAGGATCTTGAGCCGATTGATGCGTTCAAGGCCTGCTTCCCTGCCGGGACGCTGAGCGGCGCGCCGAAGATTCGGGCGATGGAGATTATCGAGGAGCTGGAACCGGCTCGTCGCGGGGTGTATGGCGGCAGTGTGTTTTATGCGGATTTCAGTGGGAATCTGGATAGCTGCATTGCGATTCGGACGCTGTTTATGAATGGCAAGCAGGGACATATACAGGCTGGGGGCGGAATTGTGGCCGATAGTGTGCCGGAGATGGAGTTTGCTGAGACGGTGAATAAGTCCAAGGCGGTGGTGCGGGCGATTGAGAAGGCACGTCTCGGATAGCCTTTACGCGAAGCGTCGAGAACCGCACGAAGTGCCGCCCGCCCGGCGCTAGGGCGCTTTTGCCGTTGCTTCTAGGGTAGGTCGGGCTTTAGCCCCGACATCCAGACTTGCCTACGAATTGGGCTTTAGCCCCTGAGGTATGCTTTCTTTGCCTCGAGACGTAGTGCTGAGGGAAAAACCCATGTCTCAGAATCGAGGCATGGGGCACCCGGATTTGTGGCCGGGAGAAAAAGCATACCTCGGGGGCTAAAGCCCGCATCTGTGGTGAGTTTTAATGTCCGGGCTAAAGCCCGGACCTACCCCAAAAACAACGACAACAACAACGGCCTGTCGCTCCGAAAACAAAGCAACGCCGGTGGATGCGCACATCAAGAGTTTCTTCTCCAGAAGGTAGGCGTAGCTCCGGTATTGGCGCGGAAGGCGCTGGTGAAGCGACTTGCGCTCTGAAATCCCACGGCTGAGGCGACCTGCTCGATGGTCCACTCGGGCTTGGCCAGCAGCAGCTTGGCGCGGGCTACGCGCTTCTCGACGATGTACTGGTGCGGGGTGAAGCCGGTGCTCTCGCGGAAGCTGCGCGCGAAGTGGAAGAGGCTGAGCCCCGCCAGCGTGGCCAGCTCTTCGAGGCGCAGCTCGCGGTCCAGATGGGTCTCGATGTAGTCGAGGACGTGGCGCAGCTTCGCCCGCGCGAGGCCGCCCTTGAGCAGCGGCGGCGGCGTGGGGCTGGCGTACTTCCGCACCAGCGCGATGGAGAGCGACAGCCCGATGAGGTCGCCGTAGAGAGCGCCCATCGGCCAGCCGGAGGCCATCTCGCGCTCCATCTCAGTCAGCAGCAGGCGTAACTGCTCGTCCTGCAACGTCCAGCGGTTCTCGAAGTCGCCCAGGCGCGACAGGCCGAGCTGCCCGGCCGCGTGGGTCAGGAGCGACGGCTCCACCGACGCGATGATGCGCTGCGAGGTGCCGTGCCAGAGCATCGAGTCACGGGTGCCGGGAGCCAGCAGGATCAGGTCGCCGGTGGCGGAGTGGACGTGGCCGGTCTTGCCCGCGGAGTTCCAGTCCATCTCGACCGTGCCGCCGGTCTGGAGGTGGAGGCAGAAGGTGGGGTGCTCGTGGACGGGGATCTCGACGGCGGCGAGGGTGTGCTTTTCGAGGACGATTCCGGCTCCAATGCCGGTCCAGGGCGAGCGGATGCTGTCCTGCTCGGGGTTGCCGGGCAGCAGCGGCACCGAGCGCGAGCCGACCAGCACGGAGACGCGCTGGGGTTGGCTGCCGCTGCGCTCTGTTGGGGAAGGCGTCATCCTGCCCTCCATCATAGTTGGGGGCAAGAAGCGGGGGAAAACAGCAAGATCCGTCGGATGCCGGGGAGGCGGCGAGCCTAGCTTAAGGACAGTCAGGAGGGTAAGGACATGGGACTCATTCAGGGAGTAGTAGACGGATTCATCATAACCGTGGGGATCACGCAGCCGACGCCCGAACGCAAGCGCGTGGCGACGATCTTCATCGCAAGCGGGCTGCTCGGAACGATTGCGGGCGTGGTGGCGCTGTTCGGGTTTGTCGTGGCGAAGATCTTCGCCAGCTAAGCAGAAGCCCTCCCCATAAAAAACAAAAGCAACAGCGCCCTAGCGCCGGGCGGGCGCCACTTCGTGGGGTTTTGGACGCTTCGCGTGTTTCTTACAGGGCTGTGGCGTCCGGCGTAAGATAGAAGGCATCATGGTCTTCGTCCTCGATAACTACGACTCCTTCACCTACAACCT
This is a stretch of genomic DNA from Granulicella sp. WH15. It encodes these proteins:
- a CDS encoding AraC family transcriptional regulator, with protein sequence MTPSPTERSGSQPQRVSVLVGSRSVPLLPGNPEQDSIRSPWTGIGAGIVLEKHTLAAVEIPVHEHPTFCLHLQTGGTVEMDWNSAGKTGHVHSATGDLILLAPGTRDSMLWHGTSQRIIASVEPSLLTHAAGQLGLSRLGDFENRWTLQDEQLRLLLTEMEREMASGWPMGALYGDLIGLSLSIALVRKYASPTPPPLLKGGLARAKLRHVLDYIETHLDRELRLEELATLAGLSLFHFARSFRESTGFTPHQYIVEKRVARAKLLLAKPEWTIEQVASAVGFQSASRFTSAFRANTGATPTFWRRNS